The Methylobacterium sp. PvR107 genome contains a region encoding:
- a CDS encoding ABC transporter permease translates to MSDAVTGPATVIGTSRDAPPAPPRDGARLRSGALVLLVQIALLAALLAAWEWQTRQSPQSSFLFGSPSAISRFLWQGLADGTLLRDAGVTALETGLGFLIGNIVGTLAGLSLWYSTFVSRVVQPFIVAIGSIPIIALAPIIIIWFGTGLASKVAMSTLSVVVVALVTSYKGALGVDPDQINLMRTLGARKPQIFAKLVVPSSLADIFAGLKLTVGFALIGAIVGEFMSSSVGLGHAIFQAGSLYAIPKVFAALVGTIALALILTFLVGRAERLLMPWRDHH, encoded by the coding sequence ATGTCGGACGCCGTGACCGGACCGGCAACCGTGATCGGGACGAGCCGGGATGCCCCGCCCGCACCGCCGCGCGACGGTGCGCGCCTGCGCTCAGGCGCGCTCGTCCTGCTGGTGCAGATCGCACTCCTCGCAGCCCTGCTGGCGGCCTGGGAATGGCAGACCCGCCAAAGCCCGCAATCCTCCTTCCTGTTCGGCTCGCCCTCGGCGATCAGCCGGTTCCTCTGGCAGGGTCTCGCCGACGGTACGCTCCTGCGCGATGCGGGCGTGACGGCCCTCGAGACGGGGCTCGGGTTCCTCATCGGCAACATCGTGGGCACGCTCGCCGGTCTGTCGCTCTGGTACTCGACCTTCGTCTCGCGGGTCGTCCAGCCCTTCATTGTCGCAATCGGCTCGATCCCGATCATCGCGCTCGCCCCGATCATCATCATCTGGTTCGGGACGGGGCTCGCCTCGAAGGTCGCGATGTCGACGCTCTCGGTCGTCGTGGTCGCCCTCGTGACCTCCTACAAGGGCGCGCTCGGCGTCGACCCGGACCAGATCAACCTCATGCGGACCCTCGGCGCGCGGAAGCCGCAGATCTTCGCCAAGCTCGTCGTGCCGTCGAGCCTCGCCGATATCTTCGCTGGCCTGAAGCTCACCGTCGGCTTCGCGCTGATCGGTGCCATCGTCGGCGAGTTCATGTCGTCGTCCGTGGGCCTGGGCCACGCCATCTTCCAGGCAGGATCCCTCTACGCGATCCCGAAGGTCTTCGCCGCGCTGGTCGGCACGATCGCGCTGGCCCTTATCCTGACCTTCCTGGTCGGCCGGGCCGAGCGGCTGCTCATGCCCTGGCGGGATCATCACTGA